A section of the Gammaproteobacteria bacterium genome encodes:
- a CDS encoding ANTAR domain-containing protein — protein sequence MVDVELIIVNVEAVSFDMMKALRQIVQHHALPIVIFAQREGVVRSSDVVKLGICAYIIDGLSVERIKPILEVAQARFEQFRLLQDEILASKQALSERKDIERAKGILMRQRNFSEDEAYNTLRKTAMSQNKRLADVARSIISVADMFG from the coding sequence TTGGTTGACGTAGAGCTGATTATTGTTAATGTCGAAGCGGTTTCTTTCGACATGATGAAGGCGCTGCGGCAAATTGTTCAGCATCATGCCTTGCCTATCGTTATTTTTGCGCAGCGTGAAGGCGTGGTTCGTAGTTCCGATGTGGTTAAGCTGGGGATTTGTGCATATATCATCGATGGACTTTCAGTAGAACGGATAAAGCCAATTCTGGAAGTGGCACAAGCGCGCTTTGAACAATTTCGCCTGTTGCAGGATGAAATTTTGGCCAGTAAACAAGCGCTTTCTGAACGCAAGGATATAGAGCGAGCCAAAGGTATTTTGATGCGTCAGCGAAATTTCAGTGAAGATGAAGCCTACAATACGCTGCGTAAAACCGCGATGAGTCAAAATAAACGCCTTGCTGACGTGGCGAGAAGTATTATCAGTGTGGCCGACATGTTTGGCTAA
- the glgC gene encoding glucose-1-phosphate adenylyltransferase, which yields MLEKTLAIILAGGMGSRLHPLTEDRAKPAVPFGGKYRIIDFVLTNCLRSGIRRVLVLTQYKSHSLQKHVRDGWSIFNPELGEYITLVPPQMRTGERWYAGTADAIYQNLYLLQRSGAEHIMILPGDHIYRMDYAPMMAFYQQNDADLTVACMDVALEEGKQFGIMALDDNMCIESFVEKPANPAPMPGSNDRALASMGIYIFSTNRLLDVLTEDHADENSSHDFGKDIIPKMIHSSKVFGYRFGGETGRVTPDNYWRDVGTIDAYYKANMDLLDQVPPMNLYQVEWPIRTYSGQYPPARTVSGDGGSEGLAINSIVSSGTVISGASAQRSILFNNVYVGDESHVYESLLFEGVKVGRGVHLNKCIIDKGVEIPDGEVIGFDVNVDMKRFDVSAGGVVVIPKGYQF from the coding sequence ATGTTGGAAAAAACGTTGGCAATTATATTGGCCGGAGGCATGGGGTCACGTTTGCATCCACTGACTGAAGACAGAGCAAAGCCTGCCGTTCCTTTTGGTGGAAAATATCGCATTATCGACTTTGTTCTTACCAATTGTCTGCGTTCTGGTATACGTCGGGTTTTGGTGTTGACGCAATATAAATCACACTCTCTGCAGAAACATGTGCGTGATGGGTGGTCGATATTTAATCCGGAGTTGGGTGAGTATATAACGCTGGTGCCACCGCAGATGCGTACTGGAGAGCGATGGTATGCGGGCACTGCAGATGCGATTTACCAGAATTTATATCTACTACAACGTAGTGGTGCCGAGCATATTATGATTTTGCCGGGTGATCATATTTATCGGATGGACTATGCGCCGATGATGGCGTTTTACCAGCAAAATGATGCTGATCTCACTGTCGCCTGTATGGATGTCGCCCTCGAGGAGGGTAAACAGTTTGGCATCATGGCGCTCGATGACAATATGTGCATTGAAAGTTTTGTCGAAAAACCCGCCAATCCTGCTCCCATGCCTGGCAGTAACGATCGAGCATTAGCGTCGATGGGAATTTATATTTTTTCAACCAACCGATTGTTGGATGTGTTGACTGAAGATCATGCGGATGAAAATTCATCTCATGATTTTGGCAAAGACATCATTCCAAAAATGATTCATTCCAGCAAGGTGTTTGGCTACCGATTCGGTGGCGAGACCGGGCGAGTTACTCCAGACAATTATTGGCGCGATGTTGGAACTATTGATGCCTATTATAAAGCCAATATGGATTTGCTGGATCAGGTGCCTCCGATGAACCTTTATCAGGTGGAATGGCCTATTCGCACCTATTCCGGGCAATATCCGCCAGCGCGCACGGTGTCCGGGGATGGTGGTAGTGAAGGTCTGGCGATCAATTCAATAGTCTCTAGTGGAACGGTAATTTCTGGTGCCAGTGCGCAGCGTTCAATTTTGTTTAATAACGTTTATGTCGGCGATGAATCGCACGTGTATGAGTCTCTGCTATTTGAAGGCGTCAAGGTTGGTCGTGGTGTCCATCTTAATAAGTGCATCATCGATAAAGGTGTTGAAATTCCAGATGGCGAAGTGATTGGATTTGATGTCAATGTTGATATGAAGCGATTTGATGTGTCGGCAGGCGGTGTGGTTGTTATTCCAAAAGGTTATCAATTTTAG
- the ssb gene encoding single-stranded DNA-binding protein, protein MARGVNKVILVGNLGKDPEVRYMPSGGAVANLTIATSETWKDKASGQNQERTEWHRVVMFNRLGEIAGEYLRKGSKVYIEGKLQTRKWQDNNGQDRFTTEIVASEMQMLDGRGAGAADMGGAAPQQGYSNAPQQQSRQKAGAQSSQNQYGDNAPAAVDFSDFDDDIPF, encoded by the coding sequence ATGGCGCGTGGCGTGAATAAAGTGATTTTGGTGGGCAACCTAGGTAAAGATCCAGAGGTGCGGTACATGCCGTCAGGTGGAGCAGTGGCGAATTTGACCATCGCTACCTCCGAAACGTGGAAAGACAAGGCGTCCGGCCAAAACCAGGAACGCACCGAGTGGCACCGGGTGGTGATGTTCAACCGTTTGGGCGAAATTGCCGGCGAATACCTGCGCAAAGGCTCCAAAGTGTACATCGAAGGCAAGCTGCAAACACGCAAATGGCAGGACAACAACGGCCAGGATCGTTTCACCACTGAGATCGTTGCCAGCGAAATGCAAATGCTGGACGGTCGCGGAGCCGGTGCAGCCGACATGGGCGGTGCAGCGCCGCAACAAGGCTACTCGAACGCGCCGCAGCAGCAATCCCGGCAGAAAGCGGGTGCCCAGTCTTCGCAAAATCAGTACGGCGATAATGCGCCGGCTGCCGTAGATTTTAGCGATTTCGACGACGATATCCCGTTCTAG
- a CDS encoding alginate export family protein, whose amino-acid sequence MKQQRKTKRFNITPALLFPLAILAGYQNSANADPLYEAVVGGKAGVELRYRYETVDQTGISEKAAASTLRTRLNYATAGFNDFAAFMEFDNVTALGQVKYNDGTGLSSAKTSYPVVVDPEGTEVNQVNISYSGIDKTTLTLGRQRVVFDNARFIGNVGWRQNEQTYDGLTVVNRSLADTSIAYGYIRNVNRIFGGTSSKGDIDTKTHLLNIGYEGFDAGKITLYGYFLDLVDTPAASNKTLGARFAGGTKLNDSMKALYTAEFASQSDYEQGAATIDADYSLLELGAEVSGIVTKFGLETLGADGSAFSTPLATAHAFNGWADKFLNTPANGLVDSYVSIGGNLSGVDLTAVYHEYNADKVSARYGDELNLQAAKKFGKGYMAMAKYASYRADTWQTDTDKVWLMLQANFK is encoded by the coding sequence ATGAAGCAACAACGTAAAACAAAACGGTTCAATATCACTCCAGCACTGCTGTTTCCTTTGGCAATACTGGCGGGTTACCAAAACAGTGCGAATGCAGATCCGCTTTATGAAGCGGTTGTCGGCGGAAAGGCTGGGGTTGAATTGCGCTATCGCTACGAGACCGTTGATCAGACGGGCATCAGTGAGAAGGCAGCAGCCTCAACATTGCGCACGCGTCTTAACTACGCAACGGCAGGGTTCAACGATTTTGCCGCTTTTATGGAGTTTGACAATGTCACTGCGCTTGGTCAGGTTAAATATAACGATGGTACAGGCTTGTCTTCGGCGAAAACCAGCTATCCGGTGGTTGTTGATCCTGAAGGTACTGAAGTTAATCAAGTCAATATTAGCTACAGCGGGATTGATAAGACGACGCTGACGCTCGGTCGCCAGAGGGTAGTTTTCGATAACGCTCGTTTTATCGGCAACGTCGGCTGGCGTCAGAATGAGCAAACCTATGATGGCCTCACCGTGGTCAATCGATCGTTGGCAGATACCAGCATTGCTTACGGTTATATACGCAACGTCAATCGAATCTTTGGTGGCACATCAAGCAAGGGTGATATCGATACCAAAACGCATTTGCTGAATATCGGTTATGAGGGTTTTGATGCGGGAAAGATAACGCTCTACGGGTATTTTCTTGATTTAGTCGACACACCTGCGGCATCCAACAAAACACTAGGAGCACGTTTCGCTGGAGGAACAAAACTGAACGACTCAATGAAAGCCCTTTATACCGCAGAATTTGCCAGTCAAAGCGACTACGAGCAAGGCGCTGCAACGATTGATGCAGACTATAGCCTGCTGGAACTGGGGGCGGAAGTCAGTGGTATTGTCACCAAGTTTGGGTTGGAAACGCTGGGGGCCGATGGTAGTGCGTTTAGTACGCCACTGGCAACCGCACATGCGTTTAATGGTTGGGCGGATAAGTTTCTAAATACTCCGGCCAATGGTCTGGTCGATAGCTACGTCAGTATTGGAGGCAATTTGTCAGGTGTTGACTTAACTGCGGTTTACCATGAGTACAACGCCGACAAGGTAAGTGCACGATATGGTGATGAGTTGAATTTGCAGGCAGCGAAAAAATTTGGCAAAGGCTACATGGCGATGGCCAAATACGCCAGCTATCGCGCAGATACCTGGCAGACAGATACCGACAAGGTTTGGTTAATGCTGCAGGCAAACTTCAAATAA